One genomic region from Athalia rosae chromosome 3, iyAthRosa1.1, whole genome shotgun sequence encodes:
- the LOC105686588 gene encoding intraflagellar transport protein 20 homolog, giving the protein MKMADSLAKYGLFIDDLSKIRVLEPEVSNQTNKLKEECHNFVSKITEFQKSSDDFIKLMDDLANEVEKEKMRTIGARNLLRSVAKQRDAQRQQIQALIFEKSTELERLRVQYDSLKKVELEQLETIEQLTTN; this is encoded by the exons ATGAAAATGGCTGACTCTCTCGCAAAATATGGCCTATTCATCGATGATTTAAGTAAGATACGAGTATTGGAACCCGAGGTATCAAATCAGACGAACAAATTAAAGGAGGAATGTCATAATTTTGTTTCCA AAATAACAGAGTTTCAAAAAAGCTCTGATGACTTTATCAAGCTAATGGATGATTTAGCTAACGAAgttgagaaggaaaaaatgcgAACTATAGGGGCGCGAAATTTGTTGCGTTCTGTAGCAAAACAACGAGATGCTCAAAGACAACAAATCCAG gCTCTCATATTCGAAAAGTCTACAGAATTAGAGCGGCTACGAGTTCAGTATGATTCactgaaaaaagttgaacTTGAACAACTCGAAACCATAGAGCAATTGACCACaaattga
- the LOC105686586 gene encoding probable protein phosphatase CG10417 yields MGAYLSEPKTEKVSSDEVGDSVIFGASSMQGWRISQEDAHNCCLNFDKDVSLFAVYDGHGGHEVAAYCAQNLPQFIKDTEAYKSGNIEQALKDAFLRFDATLAKPEVVAILKEIVGNSCGANQKGDIDDDSDEEENIRNLHIEADMPLDQVMAKYQSEVANPALKALKKEKDGKPASPYLRARRGGRDKASSSSSLAGCSSSSWHDNEADVSSSSSQTCGSTSVVAPETKPATDGIGSSEAEQVLDSTTSNGESVPGPPPEIVAAADSEPAKSIDMPDSSEDIKGLVSPSKTSVQVQQPTTNETDVNGAETKPEPQGADSSKGGGDNVTSSSCSLLENGEAEQQERISSSGRRRPVDYGLLSMNDGGSEDSDDEENDETFDGLPESDDEDDDTEDVDDIDDDDNEDDSDEDVEGDYDDEDDKYTMKMTEEPGSDSGCTAVVAVLAGRELYVANAGDSRCVLCRNGQAVELSLDHKPEDEPEMQRINKAGGKVTADGRVNGGLNLSRALGDHAYKQNMDLLPQEQMISAEPDIRKATINPEQDEFMVLACDGIWNFMSSQDVVQFVHTRLKQGYEKMSQICEELFDHCLAPNTLGDGTGCDNMTAVIVRFKKPSDATATATEASDPLTISMENKKRPASPIVAGDEGNISAEKDVATDAKRPKKEVLNKSM; encoded by the exons ATGGGGGCCTACTTGTCAGagccaaaaaccgaaaaagtaTCAAGCGATGAAGTGGGCGACTCTGTGATCTTCGGCGCCAGTTCTATGCAAGGCTGGCGAATCAGTCAAGAG GATGCACATAACTGCTGCTTAAACTTTGACAAGGATGTGTCACTTTTTGCTGTCTACGATGGTCATGGTGGTCATGAGGTCGCAGCGTACTGTGCACAAAATCTACCACAGTTCATCAAAGATACGGAAGCTTATAAAAGCGGTAATATCGAACAGGCATTGAAGGATGCCTTCTTGAGGTTCGACGCGACCCTTGCTAAACCCGAGGTTGTCGCCATTCTTAAGGAGATTGTCGGCAACAGCTGTGGAGCTAATCAAAAAGGAGATATCGACGATGATTCTG ATGAAGAGGAGAATATTCGCAATCTACACATCGAGGCAGATATGCCACTAGATCAGGTCATGGCTAAGTATCAGTCCGAAGTCGCCAATCCTGCACTAAAAGCtctgaagaaagagaaagatggaAAGCCAGCCAGCCCCTACTTGCGAGCACGAAGAGGGGGAAGAGATAAAGCCAGCTCTTCTTCATCTCTGGCCGGCTGCTCTTCCTCCTCATGGCACGACAACGAGGCTGATGTTAGCAGCTCCAGCAGCCAGACTTGCGGATCTACTTCTGTGGTGGCTCCAGAAACTAAACCAGCAACTGATGGCATCGGTAGCAGCGAAGCAGAACAGGTTTTAGACTCGACAACCAGCAATGGAGAATCTGTGCCCGGTCCACCACCCGAAATCGTGGCCGCTGCCGATAGCGAGCCGGCTAAATCCATTGATATGCCGGATAGCTCAGAGGATATCAAAGGCCTTGTTTCTCCAAGTAAAACCAGTGTACAAGTTCAGCAGCCAACCACAAATGAAACGGACGTTAATGGTGCTGAAACAAAACCTGAACCACAAGGTGCAGACAGCAGTAAAGGAGGTGGAGATAATGTGACGAGTAGCTCCTGTTCACTACTCGAAAATGGAGAAGCTGAACAGCAGGAACGAATTAGCAGCAGTGGGCGAAGGAGGCCTGTTGATTATGGCTTACTCAGTATGAATGATGGTGGGAGCGAAGACAGtgatgatgaagaaaatgatgaaacctTTGACGGGCTTCCTGAAAG TGATGATGAAGACGATGACACCGAAGATGTTGACGATATCGATGATGACGACAATGAGGATGATAGCGATGAAGATGTCGAAGGCGACTATGACGACGAGGATGATAAGTAcacaatgaaaatgacagaagaa CCTGGTTCTGACAGCGGTTGTACAGCGGTAGTGGCTGTATTGGCAGGACGAGAGTTGTACGTAGCAAATGCGGGAGATTCCCGATGCGTACTCTGTCGTAATGGCCAAGCCGTCGAGCTCAGTCTAGATCACAAGCCAGAAGACGAGCCTGAAATGCAGAGAATTAACAAAGCTGGTGGAAAAGTAACCGCAGACGGCAGAGTCAACGGTGGACTCAATCTCTCCAGAGCGCTAGGAGACCACGCCTACAAGCAGAACATGGATCTGCTTCCTCAAGAGCAAATGATATCTGCTGAACCTGACATAAGAAAGGCAACTATCAATCCAGAGCAAGACGAGTTCATGGTCCTAGCCTGCGACGGTATCTGGAACTTCATGTCTAGCCAGGACGTCGTACAATTCGTTCATACCAGACTCAAGCagggatatgaaaaaatgtcCCAAATCTGCGAAGAG CTTTTTGACCACTGCTTGGCTCCAAACACCCTAGGAGATGGAACTGGATGTGACAATATGACAGCTGTAATCGTGCGATTCAAAAAGCCAAGTGATGCTACGGCGACGGCAACCGAGGCTTCAGACCCTTTGACTATATCaatggaaaataagaaaaggcCAGCGTCCCCTATCGTCGCAGGGGACGAAGGTAACATATCTGCAGAAAAAGACGTAGCAACAGATGCTAAGCGTCCCAAGAAGGAGGTTCTTAACAAGTCGATGTAA
- the LOC105686587 gene encoding BTB/POZ domain-containing adapter for CUL3-mediated RhoA degradation protein 3 — protein sequence MLSLTLDTINISPSSSSALPSSELVMSGDHKTVMKGNPSQYVKLNIGGSLHYTTIGTLTKHDTMLRAMFSGRMEVLTDSEGWILIDRCGKHFGTILNFLRDGSVPLPESVKEMAELLAEAKYYCISELAESCEQALQRKEREAEPICRVPLITSQREEHLLISNTTKPVVKLLINRHNNKYSYTSTSDDNLLKNIELFDKMSLRFSGRVLFIKDVIGSSEICCWTFYGHGRKLAEVCCHSIVYATDKKHTKVEFPEARIYEETLNILLYEHRNVPDQELMQATSSRGAVGGGPPCTSDEEEGERSGLARLRSNKQNTN from the exons ATGTTGAGTTTGACGCTCGATACAATAAACATCTCACCCTCATCTTCCTCCGCATTACCGAGCAGTGAACTCGTTATGTCGGGGGATCATAAAACTGTTATGAAAGGCAATCCCTCACAGTATGTCAAACTAAACATCGGTGGATCGCTTCATTACACTACTATAGGCACTCTCACTAAACATGATACAATGTTACGTGCCATGTTTAGTGGCCGCATGGAAGTTCTTACCGACTCTGAAG GCTGGATACTGATAGATCGTTGCGGAAAGCATTTTGGAACTATCCTCAACTTCTTACGAGACGGTTCAGTTCCACTACCCGAGAGTGTGAAGGAGATGGCAGAGCTGCTAGCTGAAGCAAAGTATTATTGCATCAGCGAGCTGGCTGAGTCGTGTGAACAGGCGCTCCAACGGAAGGAGCGAGAGGCAGAACCCATTTGTCGGGTCCCTCTCATCACTTCTCAACGTGAAGAGCACCTCCTCATCAGTAATACTACTAAACCTGTTGTTAAACTGCTCATCAATAGACATAACAACAAATATTCTTACACCAG CACATCCGATGACAACCTGTTGAAAAACATAGAGTTGTTTGACAAAATGTCGCTACGATTCAGTGGCAGAGTATTGTTTATAAAAGATGTCATCGGATCGAGTGAAATATGTTGCTGGACATTTTATGGTCATGGTAGAAAACTTGCCGAAGTTTGCTGCCATTCCATTGTATATGCAACGGATAAGAAACATACAAAG GTGGAGTTTCCAGAAGCACGTATTTACGAAGAGACGCTGAATATTTTGCTTTACGAGCACCGTAATGTTCCCGATCAGGAATTAATGCAGGCTACATCGTCGCGAGGAGCTGTTGGAGGGGGACCTCCTTGTACCTCCGATGAGGAAGAAGGAGAACGATCGGGTCTTGCCCGGCTTCGATCTAACAAGCAAAACACTAACTGA